A section of the Streptomyces sp. Je 1-369 genome encodes:
- a CDS encoding aminopeptidase P family protein, with product MPQSAAPLHTGSHDLPASAELSRFMAEAWGPSALPDSDRVPAHAVTPARRARLSARFPGERLIVPAGELTVRSNDCDHRFRPHSAYAWLTGLTGEDQAGGVLVMEPSGPHGHEAVLHLRPRSPRVDGDEEFYRDRRYGEFWVGRRPDLAEAERLTGIRCAHLDSLGTPTGRDAASDPELAAALSELRLVKDAWEVEQLQLAVDHTTAGFEDVVRALPRALTHPRGERWIEGVFGLRARAEGNGTGYETIAASGAHACVLHWIRNDGRLDRDELLLLDAGVETDTLYTADITRTLPLSGRFSPVQRQVYELVLAAQDAGMAALRPGARFRDFHRAAMRVVAEGLAEWGVLKDARGDLHRRYTLCGSGHMLGLDVHDCAKARAETYLDGVLEEGQVLTVEPGLYLQPDDGTLPAELRGIGVRIEDDLVVTAEGARLMSGALPRTVEGVEEWMGTLLDARV from the coding sequence ATGCCGCAGTCCGCCGCCCCGCTCCACACCGGCAGCCACGACCTGCCCGCCTCCGCCGAGCTCTCCCGCTTCATGGCGGAGGCCTGGGGCCCGTCCGCCCTGCCCGACTCCGACCGGGTGCCCGCGCACGCCGTCACCCCGGCCCGCCGGGCGCGGCTGTCCGCCCGCTTCCCCGGAGAACGGCTGATCGTGCCCGCGGGCGAGCTCACGGTCCGGTCGAACGACTGCGACCACCGCTTCCGGCCGCACAGCGCGTACGCCTGGCTGACCGGCCTGACCGGTGAGGACCAGGCCGGCGGCGTGCTGGTCATGGAGCCTTCGGGGCCGCACGGGCACGAGGCGGTGCTCCATCTGCGGCCGCGTTCACCGCGTGTCGACGGCGACGAGGAGTTCTACCGGGACCGGCGCTACGGCGAGTTCTGGGTGGGCCGCCGCCCCGACCTCGCCGAGGCGGAACGGCTCACCGGCATCCGCTGCGCCCACCTGGACTCCCTGGGGACACCGACGGGCCGCGACGCCGCCTCCGATCCCGAACTGGCCGCCGCGCTCTCCGAGTTGCGGCTCGTCAAGGACGCCTGGGAGGTCGAGCAGTTGCAGCTGGCCGTCGACCACACCACCGCCGGGTTCGAGGACGTGGTCCGTGCGCTGCCGCGCGCGCTCACGCATCCGCGCGGGGAGCGCTGGATCGAGGGGGTGTTCGGCCTGCGCGCCCGCGCCGAGGGCAACGGCACCGGCTACGAGACCATCGCGGCCTCCGGAGCCCATGCCTGCGTGCTCCACTGGATCCGCAACGACGGACGCCTCGACCGTGACGAGCTGCTGCTCCTGGACGCGGGCGTGGAGACCGACACGCTCTACACCGCCGACATCACCCGCACCCTGCCGCTCTCCGGCCGCTTCTCCCCCGTCCAGCGCCAGGTGTACGAGCTGGTGCTCGCCGCGCAGGACGCGGGGATGGCGGCGCTGCGTCCCGGTGCGCGCTTCCGGGACTTCCACCGGGCCGCCATGCGGGTCGTCGCGGAGGGCCTTGCCGAGTGGGGCGTCCTCAAGGACGCGCGGGGCGACCTGCACCGCCGCTACACCCTGTGCGGCAGCGGCCACATGCTCGGGCTCGATGTGCACGACTGCGCCAAGGCACGCGCCGAAACCTATCTGGACGGTGTCCTGGAGGAGGGCCAGGTCCTCACCGTGGAGCCCGGTCTCTACCTCCAGCCCGACGACGGGACACTCCCCGCCGAGCTGCGCGGCATCGGCGTCCGGATCGAGGACGACCTGGTCGTGACGGCGGAGGGCGCCCGCCTGATGTCGGGCGCGCTGCCGCGCACGGTCGAGGGCGTCGAGGAGTGGATGGGCACACTGCTCGACGCCCGCGTCTGA
- a CDS encoding FAD-dependent oxidoreductase, whose amino-acid sequence MTYAITQTCCNDATCVAVCPVNCIHPTPEERAFGSTEMLHIDPKTCISCGACADACPVDAIFPVDTLPLAQKEYAAINAAYYDDATADAAPDPGPGSPNFHAWGEPSFPRVLPADFAPLKVAVVGTGPAGMYAVQDLLLHTSAEVTLIDRLPVAGGLVRYGVAPDHPATKKVGETFARFHAHPRVRMHLGLDVGTDVTPEEIAAHHDAVVYAVGASADRRLSIPGEELPGSISATAFVAWYNAHPDAEPDGIDLSAERAVVVGNGNVALDVARILLADPDTLARTDIADHALRALRGSKVREVVLLARRGPEHAAYTRSELLALKHLPGVDLVVDDHDPRVADAIDAADARDKAAALRGVTRVRPDWERQPEPGRRIVLRFHCEPVELLGTERVDAVRVATAAGEEPIPAGLLLRAIGYRGTPVAGLPFDETGGTVPHEGGRVEGRPGTYVVGWIKRGPSGGIGANRTCAAETVTTLLADAVAGALPAPQHATKAFHRLARRRNRQVVDARGLAAIERAEVTRGASAGRPRVKIATVAELVSTARSGRAGILR is encoded by the coding sequence ATGACCTACGCCATCACCCAGACCTGTTGCAACGACGCCACCTGCGTGGCCGTGTGCCCGGTCAACTGCATCCACCCCACGCCGGAGGAGCGGGCGTTCGGCAGCACGGAGATGCTGCACATCGACCCGAAGACGTGCATCTCCTGCGGCGCCTGCGCCGACGCGTGCCCCGTCGACGCGATCTTCCCGGTGGACACCCTGCCCCTCGCGCAGAAGGAGTACGCCGCGATCAACGCGGCCTACTACGACGACGCGACGGCGGACGCCGCACCCGATCCCGGCCCCGGCAGTCCCAACTTCCATGCCTGGGGCGAGCCGTCCTTCCCCCGCGTCCTGCCCGCGGACTTCGCGCCGCTGAAGGTCGCCGTCGTCGGCACCGGTCCCGCCGGGATGTACGCCGTGCAGGACCTGCTGCTGCACACCAGCGCCGAGGTCACCCTCATCGACCGGCTCCCGGTCGCGGGCGGACTCGTGCGCTACGGCGTCGCGCCCGACCACCCCGCGACCAAGAAGGTCGGCGAGACCTTCGCCCGCTTCCACGCGCACCCGCGGGTACGGATGCACCTCGGCCTCGACGTGGGCACCGACGTCACCCCGGAGGAGATCGCGGCCCACCACGACGCGGTCGTCTACGCCGTGGGCGCCTCGGCCGACCGGCGCCTTTCGATCCCCGGCGAGGAGCTGCCCGGCAGCATCTCCGCGACCGCGTTCGTCGCCTGGTACAACGCCCACCCCGACGCGGAGCCGGACGGCATCGACCTGTCGGCGGAGCGTGCCGTCGTCGTCGGCAACGGCAACGTGGCCCTGGACGTCGCCCGCATCCTGCTCGCCGACCCCGACACCCTCGCCCGCACCGACATCGCCGACCACGCGCTGCGCGCCCTGCGCGGCAGCAAGGTCCGCGAGGTCGTCCTGCTCGCCCGGCGCGGCCCCGAGCACGCCGCGTACACCAGGTCCGAACTCCTGGCACTCAAGCACCTGCCGGGCGTGGACCTGGTCGTCGACGACCACGACCCGCGCGTCGCGGACGCCATCGACGCCGCGGACGCGAGGGACAAGGCGGCGGCCCTGCGGGGCGTCACGCGCGTACGGCCCGACTGGGAACGACAGCCGGAGCCCGGCCGCCGCATCGTGCTGCGCTTCCACTGCGAACCCGTCGAACTCCTCGGCACGGAACGGGTCGACGCGGTGCGTGTGGCGACGGCCGCGGGGGAGGAGCCGATCCCGGCGGGCCTGCTCCTGCGCGCCATCGGCTACCGCGGCACGCCCGTCGCCGGACTGCCCTTCGACGAGACCGGCGGCACCGTGCCCCACGAGGGCGGCCGGGTGGAGGGACGCCCCGGCACCTACGTCGTGGGCTGGATCAAGCGCGGCCCCAGCGGCGGCATCGGCGCCAACCGCACCTGCGCCGCAGAAACGGTCACCACCCTCCTCGCCGACGCGGTCGCGGGCGCGCTGCCCGCCCCGCAACACGCCACGAAGGCCTTCCACCGGCTGGCGCGCCGCCGCAACCGCCAGGTGGTCGACGCGCGCGGACTCGCCGCCATCGAGCGGGCCGAGGTGACCAGGGGCGCGAGCGCGGGCCGCCCCCGCGTCAAGATCGCCACGGTCGCCGAACTCGTCTCCACGGCACGGTCGGGCAGGGCGGGCATCCTGCGCTGA
- a CDS encoding AurF N-oxygenase family protein, with protein sequence MASSTVRPSTQGSSPEGDVARRLLDSAAVLAYDPAVEVDWDTPLDRDCHGASPEWSTLYGTAYWREMTEGQRKELTRQEAASVASTGIWFEMILQQMVLRDVYAKDPTSTEVQWALTEIAEECRHSIMFARGAEKLGAPAYRPRRWATELGRVFKSVAFGEAAYAAILVAEEVLDVMQRDWMRDERVVPFVRTINNIHVVEESRHMKFARDQTRKQLAGAGRVRREINSLIIAIASYVIVTSMVNRKVYANAGLDEERAIAEAKANEHHKSMMRSSCSGLMEFLASCGLLTKPALVFYKRAHLI encoded by the coding sequence ATGGCAAGCAGCACTGTTCGGCCGAGCACACAGGGCAGTTCTCCGGAGGGCGACGTCGCCCGGCGGCTGTTGGACTCGGCCGCTGTGCTGGCGTACGACCCGGCCGTCGAAGTCGACTGGGACACCCCCCTCGACCGCGACTGCCACGGCGCCAGCCCGGAGTGGAGCACGCTCTACGGCACCGCCTACTGGCGGGAGATGACCGAGGGGCAGCGCAAGGAGCTGACCCGGCAGGAGGCCGCCTCGGTGGCCAGCACGGGCATCTGGTTCGAGATGATCCTGCAGCAGATGGTGCTGCGCGACGTCTACGCCAAGGACCCGACGAGCACCGAGGTGCAGTGGGCGCTCACCGAGATCGCCGAGGAGTGCCGCCACTCCATCATGTTCGCCCGCGGCGCCGAGAAGCTCGGCGCCCCCGCCTACCGGCCGCGCCGCTGGGCGACCGAACTCGGCAGGGTCTTCAAGTCCGTCGCCTTCGGTGAGGCCGCGTACGCCGCGATCCTCGTCGCCGAGGAAGTCCTCGACGTGATGCAGCGCGACTGGATGCGGGACGAGCGCGTCGTGCCGTTCGTCCGCACCATCAACAACATTCATGTCGTCGAGGAGTCGCGGCACATGAAGTTCGCCCGCGACCAGACGCGCAAGCAGCTCGCGGGCGCGGGCCGCGTACGCCGCGAGATCAACTCCCTCATCATCGCCATCGCGTCGTACGTCATCGTCACCAGCATGGTGAACCGCAAGGTGTACGCGAACGCCGGGCTCGACGAGGAGCGCGCCATCGCCGAGGCGAAGGCCAACGAACACCACAAGTCCATGATGCGGTCCAGCTGTTCGGGCCTCATGGAGTTCCTCGCGTCGTGCGGCCTGCTCACCAAGCCGGCCCTGGTCTTCTACAAGCGCGCCCACCTCATCTGA
- a CDS encoding MFS transporter, protein MLRVRDPFHRSQLAIAALFCSLGFQYATWASRIPAIKEDLDLSAAEVGVLLMAAGIGAAVSFPLVAVLMRRLGSQRLALLSALCLALLLLALAGAPNYPVALLVMCVDGVLVGCLNVAMNAQGAELEKRYERNAMARLHATFSGGSLLAALLASGMNAVTSAVAAHFGAAALFLLLLVVCARSGLLTERETAGAAAPEKKKSKWTVPSRVTLWMCVAMAFGTVTEGAMNDWSALYLEDVAEASAELAPLGIAVVSGMMLVARLFADGWRSRWGDGRVVLTGSVLAGSGLALALLSGGLVPALLGFACVGLGIAAVTPCVYVAAAGQGSDSLTLVAAMGTTGLLAGPPLIGFIAHASSLVWGLAAVAASALVVSACSTRIRWPATTG, encoded by the coding sequence GTGCTCCGCGTGCGTGATCCTTTCCATCGGAGCCAGCTGGCGATCGCGGCACTGTTCTGCTCGCTCGGCTTCCAGTACGCGACCTGGGCGTCGCGCATCCCGGCCATCAAGGAGGACCTCGACCTGTCAGCGGCCGAGGTCGGCGTGCTCCTCATGGCCGCGGGTATCGGCGCCGCCGTGTCGTTCCCGCTCGTCGCCGTCCTGATGCGGCGCCTCGGCTCGCAGCGCCTCGCGCTCCTTTCGGCGCTCTGTCTGGCGCTGCTGCTCCTCGCGCTGGCCGGAGCACCCAACTATCCCGTGGCGCTGCTCGTCATGTGCGTCGACGGCGTCCTCGTGGGCTGTCTGAACGTCGCCATGAACGCGCAGGGGGCCGAGCTGGAGAAGCGGTACGAGCGCAACGCCATGGCCCGCCTGCACGCGACGTTCAGCGGCGGTTCGCTGCTCGCCGCGCTGCTCGCCTCCGGCATGAACGCGGTGACCTCGGCGGTCGCCGCGCACTTCGGGGCGGCCGCGCTCTTCCTGCTCCTGCTGGTGGTCTGCGCCCGCTCGGGACTCCTGACGGAGCGGGAGACGGCCGGCGCCGCGGCGCCGGAGAAGAAGAAGTCCAAGTGGACGGTGCCGTCCCGGGTGACGCTGTGGATGTGCGTCGCCATGGCGTTCGGCACCGTCACCGAGGGTGCCATGAACGACTGGTCGGCGCTCTATCTGGAGGACGTGGCCGAGGCGTCCGCCGAGCTGGCGCCGCTGGGCATCGCCGTCGTCTCCGGAATGATGCTGGTCGCCCGCCTCTTCGCCGACGGATGGCGCAGCCGCTGGGGCGACGGGCGCGTCGTCCTGACCGGGAGCGTGCTGGCAGGGTCGGGTCTCGCGCTCGCCCTGCTGAGCGGGGGCCTGGTGCCCGCGCTGCTCGGCTTCGCCTGTGTCGGCCTCGGCATCGCGGCCGTCACCCCGTGCGTCTACGTGGCCGCGGCCGGGCAGGGCTCGGACTCGCTGACGCTGGTGGCGGCCATGGGGACGACGGGTCTGCTGGCGGGACCGCCGCTCATCGGTTTCATCGCCCACGCCAGCAGTCTGGTGTGGGGTCTGGCCGCCGTCGCCGCCTCCGCGCTGGTCGTCTCGGCGTGCAGCACACGGATCCGCTGGCCGGCCACGACCGGCTGA
- a CDS encoding GNAT family N-acetyltransferase, which yields MTEAVRIRRIADGDWPGIVALESRAYAPLGLSEGREALESRAGASPGTCFALDLGRQLAGYLLALPYPESAYPELDGPERGPTLASRNLHLHDIVVAEHLRHRGLARHLLRHLMATARAHGYEQISLVAVGGSETFWAGRGFTAHAGPPPSGYGPTAVYMSRTTRPATVPAREPEKWADAGAPRA from the coding sequence ATGACCGAGGCCGTACGCATACGCCGCATCGCCGACGGCGACTGGCCCGGCATCGTGGCACTGGAGTCCCGCGCCTACGCGCCCCTCGGCCTCTCCGAGGGGAGGGAGGCGCTGGAGTCCCGGGCCGGTGCGTCGCCCGGGACGTGCTTCGCACTGGACCTCGGACGGCAGCTGGCGGGCTACCTGCTGGCCCTGCCGTACCCGGAGTCCGCGTACCCGGAGCTGGACGGACCCGAGCGCGGGCCGACGCTCGCCTCGCGCAACCTGCACCTGCACGACATCGTCGTCGCGGAACACCTGCGGCACCGGGGTCTTGCCCGGCACCTCCTGCGCCACCTCATGGCGACGGCCCGCGCGCACGGCTACGAGCAGATCTCCCTGGTCGCCGTCGGCGGCAGCGAGACGTTCTGGGCGGGCCGGGGCTTCACCGCACACGCGGGCCCGCCACCGTCCGGCTACGGCCCGACGGCCGTCTACATGTCGAGAACCACACGGCCGGCGACCGTACCGGCGAGAGAACCGGAGAAGTGGGCTGATGCGGGTGCTCCGCGTGCGTGA
- a CDS encoding type III PLP-dependent enzyme: MTTTYEPDSASLLDALAAAAEDQIVFDLPGIEEGYDTLLRELPGVAVRFAMKACPVDEVLALLARRGSGVDAASPIEVEQALRAGVPLGRVHYGNTVKSDRNIADAFRLGIRDFATDSLEDVRAVAEHAPGSRVFCRLATTGEGALWGLSNKYGCSPEDALAILETARDLGLTPAGLSVHVGSQQMTADAWNGAFDRIADVLTALTARGIALDHVNLGGGLPALGYRDKHGTTLEPPMDKIFTVIREGMARLGALPGHDLGFVIEPGRYLIADHGAIRAHVSRLSARRRPDGERQYWLYLSCGKFNGLYEMDQLQYRLVFPSHRDAESVPAVVAGPTCDSDDAYSHEDGLVPVPKTLASGDPVWVMSCGAYATSYMTQGFNGFSPLPYTWIDGEAA, encoded by the coding sequence ATGACGACGACGTACGAACCCGACAGCGCCTCACTCCTCGACGCCCTCGCGGCCGCCGCCGAGGACCAGATCGTCTTCGACCTCCCCGGCATCGAGGAGGGGTACGACACCCTCCTGCGCGAACTCCCCGGTGTCGCCGTCCGCTTCGCCATGAAGGCCTGCCCGGTCGACGAGGTCCTCGCCCTCCTCGCACGGCGCGGCTCCGGCGTGGACGCGGCGAGCCCCATCGAGGTGGAGCAGGCGCTGCGGGCGGGCGTGCCCCTCGGCCGGGTGCACTACGGCAACACCGTGAAGTCCGACCGGAACATCGCCGACGCGTTCCGGCTCGGCATCAGGGACTTCGCGACCGACAGTCTGGAGGACGTGCGGGCGGTCGCCGAACACGCCCCGGGCAGCCGCGTGTTCTGCCGCCTCGCCACCACCGGCGAGGGCGCGCTCTGGGGACTCAGCAACAAGTACGGCTGCTCGCCCGAGGACGCCCTCGCGATCCTGGAGACGGCACGCGACCTGGGGCTCACACCCGCGGGCCTCTCCGTGCACGTCGGGTCGCAGCAGATGACCGCCGACGCCTGGAACGGCGCGTTCGACCGCATCGCCGACGTGCTGACCGCACTCACGGCCCGCGGCATCGCCCTCGACCACGTCAACCTCGGCGGAGGCCTGCCCGCGCTCGGCTACCGCGACAAGCACGGCACGACCCTCGAACCGCCGATGGACAAGATCTTCACCGTCATCCGCGAGGGCATGGCACGCCTGGGCGCGCTCCCCGGGCACGACCTGGGCTTCGTCATCGAACCGGGCCGCTACCTCATCGCCGACCACGGCGCCATCCGCGCCCACGTCTCCCGGCTCTCCGCGCGCCGCAGGCCAGACGGCGAGCGTCAGTACTGGCTGTACCTGAGCTGCGGCAAGTTCAACGGCCTCTACGAAATGGACCAGCTGCAGTACCGGCTCGTCTTCCCCTCGCACCGCGACGCCGAATCCGTCCCCGCCGTCGTCGCGGGACCCACCTGCGACAGCGACGACGCCTACTCGCACGAGGACGGCCTCGTGCCGGTGCCCAAGACCCTCGCCTCGGGCGACCCGGTCTGGGTGATGTCCTGCGGCGCGTACGCCACGAGCTACATGACGCAGGGCTTCAACGGCTTCAGCCCGCTCCCGTACACCTGGATCGACGGCGAGGCGGCATGA
- a CDS encoding DUF6271 family protein has translation MRRICLTLPTNRSCPETIAAIGEEAAYAAAHFDVEAHLLILDSSDTATFADHTRAVAALPDLPHVVVHHLDEAAQRDFLRDVIERAEVAKPELTLDLMLPDRLSYGACTNRAFLIARALGCESVHRRDSDSRYQSIDGEPVFPVHHELMSLGKPAREAAHGVTESALEPRHADRRVAMVGSSFVGELSVDIGDIQRTDPDVYYDVVSLWAPEHWSDTEKRALVDESFRGAGTDPFERDHALLGLVDPMRVDMCNISFHDVHERVPLPPATDTIGSDYFLIHLVHDAALPGVLHNRNIVNYYTGERRTDAGFLAYQTRYAKFLLSMLYFNHIYDRMTEAGEELLDEQGHVRPTVVAEFARQSTALDQAENVRRLDRLDAAHRRLGGRYTAVADHLAAHRERLLDEARGDIEDFALLTEAWQPLMRAAQDIGPLQATGTPA, from the coding sequence ATGCGACGCATCTGCCTGACCCTTCCCACCAACCGGTCCTGCCCCGAGACCATCGCGGCGATCGGCGAGGAAGCCGCGTACGCGGCGGCGCACTTCGACGTCGAGGCGCACCTGCTGATCCTGGACTCCTCCGACACCGCCACGTTCGCCGACCACACCCGGGCCGTCGCCGCACTCCCCGACCTGCCCCACGTCGTCGTGCACCACCTCGACGAGGCGGCGCAGCGCGACTTCCTGCGCGACGTGATCGAGCGGGCCGAGGTCGCCAAGCCCGAGCTGACGCTCGACCTGATGCTCCCGGACCGCCTCTCCTACGGCGCCTGCACCAACCGCGCCTTCCTCATCGCCCGTGCGCTCGGCTGCGAGTCCGTCCACCGCAGGGACTCCGACAGCCGCTACCAGAGCATCGACGGCGAGCCCGTCTTCCCCGTCCACCACGAGCTCATGTCGCTCGGCAAGCCCGCCCGGGAGGCGGCGCACGGCGTTACGGAGAGCGCTCTCGAACCGCGCCACGCCGACCGGCGCGTGGCGATGGTGGGCAGCTCCTTCGTCGGGGAACTCTCCGTGGACATCGGCGACATCCAGCGCACCGACCCGGACGTGTACTACGACGTGGTCAGCCTCTGGGCGCCCGAGCACTGGTCCGACACGGAGAAGCGGGCGCTGGTCGACGAGTCCTTCCGGGGCGCGGGCACCGACCCGTTCGAGCGCGACCACGCACTGCTCGGCCTCGTCGACCCGATGCGTGTCGACATGTGCAACATCAGCTTCCACGACGTGCACGAGCGCGTGCCGCTGCCGCCCGCGACCGACACCATCGGCAGCGACTACTTCCTCATCCACCTGGTCCACGACGCCGCCCTGCCCGGCGTCCTGCACAACCGGAACATCGTCAACTACTACACCGGGGAGCGCAGGACCGACGCCGGCTTCCTCGCGTACCAGACGCGCTACGCGAAGTTCCTCCTGTCGATGCTCTACTTCAACCACATCTACGACCGCATGACCGAGGCCGGCGAGGAGCTGCTCGACGAGCAGGGCCACGTGCGCCCGACCGTCGTCGCCGAGTTCGCCCGGCAGAGCACCGCACTCGACCAGGCGGAGAACGTCCGGCGCCTCGATCGCCTCGACGCCGCCCACCGCAGGCTCGGCGGCCGGTACACGGCCGTCGCCGACCACCTGGCCGCCCACCGCGAACGCCTCCTCGACGAGGCACGCGGCGACATCGAGGACTTCGCCCTGCTCACCGAGGCATGGCAGCCGCTGATGCGCGCCGCCCAGGACATCGGCCCGCTCCAGGCGACGGGAACCCCCGCGTGA
- a CDS encoding phytanoyl-CoA dioxygenase family protein, translated as MAASDRYLHRAPSDVPYFSSDADTYLAQTQLRDLEKTRPLRVLSEEDFAHWQTYGYIVVKQAIPREAAKDLLDFAWEFQGLDRGRPETWYEDREFRSDLDRELHVYGFVEAYHHQLIWDSRQAQRVYDAFVDVWDCEELWVTLDRLNLNPPNVKNRSRSLIAPTERGFDINLHWDVDTTLGVLPQRVQGIIALDDTREDHGGFQCCPELFRRFDRWKALQPDGRDPIRPAIDRDEMPVVRPELEAGDLLIWNGLLAHGVAPNTSKDGVRAVQYLSMMPALESHEELRRSRIDSWSNLSTPEWNATLLGDADKPEALRYGTAALNDLGAKLLGLKSWNGEAACDASA; from the coding sequence ATGGCAGCGAGTGACCGCTACCTCCATCGAGCCCCTTCCGACGTCCCGTACTTCAGCTCGGACGCCGACACGTACCTGGCGCAGACCCAGCTGCGCGACCTCGAGAAGACCCGCCCCCTGCGAGTCCTCTCCGAGGAGGACTTCGCCCACTGGCAGACGTACGGCTACATAGTCGTGAAGCAGGCGATCCCCCGTGAGGCCGCCAAGGACCTCCTCGACTTCGCCTGGGAGTTCCAGGGCCTGGACCGCGGCCGCCCCGAGACCTGGTACGAGGACCGCGAGTTCCGCTCCGACCTCGACCGCGAACTGCACGTCTACGGCTTCGTCGAGGCCTACCACCACCAGCTGATCTGGGACAGCCGCCAGGCGCAGCGGGTCTACGACGCCTTCGTCGACGTCTGGGACTGCGAGGAGCTCTGGGTCACCCTGGACCGCCTCAACCTCAACCCGCCCAACGTCAAGAACCGCTCCCGCTCCCTGATCGCGCCCACCGAGCGCGGCTTCGACATCAACCTCCACTGGGACGTCGACACCACCCTCGGCGTGCTGCCCCAGCGCGTGCAGGGCATCATCGCCCTCGACGACACCCGCGAGGACCACGGCGGTTTCCAGTGCTGCCCCGAACTGTTCCGGCGGTTCGACCGGTGGAAGGCGCTCCAGCCCGACGGCCGCGACCCCATCCGCCCCGCGATCGACCGCGACGAGATGCCCGTCGTCCGGCCCGAGCTGGAGGCCGGTGACCTGCTGATCTGGAACGGCCTGCTGGCCCACGGCGTCGCCCCCAACACGTCGAAGGACGGCGTCCGGGCGGTCCAGTACCTCTCGATGATGCCCGCCCTGGAGTCCCACGAGGAACTGCGCCGCTCCCGCATCGACTCCTGGTCCAACCTGAGCACCCCGGAGTGGAACGCCACGCTGCTCGGCGACGCGGACAAGCCCGAAGCCCTGCGCTACGGCACCGCCGCCCTCAACGACCTGGGCGCCAAGCTGCTCGGCCTCAAGTCCTGGAACGGGGAAGCCGCATGCGACGCATCTGCCTGA
- a CDS encoding esterase — translation MRKNRSAALAAASFLLLTGAGIAAAPSAFAGTPGGTRADDRNSDFNGDGYEDVLVGAPGATVSGAKGAGLVTIQYGSTGGINTSDVARFSQSTSGVSGAAEAGDNFGKAVATGDLDGDGYDDAVIGIPGEDLDAGADAGGVAVLWGSKSGLTGSASSWLQSQSAAAGQQFGLGLAAAHFTADTPGDLLAVLDRDNLDLFVYDPAPQARGEAPLRRQATERLGRSAATSAIVSKSLTTGDYDKNGYADLVASGTTDGDEPGHGWSVQFAGGADGLTYKNDLRGGPVAASGDINNDGYDDLVTGEPASPDDGGETMTGGLVGVRYGTEDGLVNEAKWWTQDAEGVPGVAEPGDGWGADLSVADTNGDGYADVAIGAPGEDIGTVADAGAVWVLRGSENGMTASGAKSFDQNSADVPGDAEKGDKWGAQVRLTDPNRDGRFGLLAAAPGENTGDGVVWVLSANSGGVTAAGSWTYGAGSLGAPAADAAFGAAIDE, via the coding sequence GTGCGCAAGAACCGTTCGGCCGCCCTCGCCGCGGCATCGTTCCTTCTGCTGACCGGGGCCGGTATCGCCGCCGCCCCCTCCGCCTTCGCCGGCACCCCTGGGGGTACCCGCGCCGACGACCGCAACAGTGACTTCAACGGCGACGGATACGAGGACGTCCTGGTCGGCGCCCCGGGTGCCACGGTGAGCGGCGCCAAGGGCGCAGGGCTCGTCACCATCCAGTACGGCTCCACCGGAGGCATCAACACCAGCGACGTCGCCAGATTCAGCCAGTCGACGTCCGGTGTCTCCGGTGCCGCCGAGGCGGGCGACAACTTCGGCAAGGCCGTCGCCACCGGCGACCTCGACGGCGACGGCTACGACGACGCGGTCATCGGCATCCCGGGGGAGGACCTCGACGCCGGGGCGGACGCCGGTGGCGTCGCCGTCCTGTGGGGCTCGAAGTCGGGGCTCACCGGCTCCGCGAGCAGCTGGCTGCAGAGCCAGAGCGCCGCCGCGGGCCAGCAGTTCGGCCTCGGCCTGGCCGCGGCGCACTTCACCGCGGACACCCCCGGCGACCTCCTCGCCGTCCTCGACCGGGACAACCTGGACCTCTTCGTGTACGACCCCGCGCCGCAGGCACGGGGAGAGGCGCCGCTGCGCCGTCAGGCCACCGAGCGGCTCGGCAGGTCGGCCGCCACGAGCGCGATCGTCTCCAAGTCGCTGACCACCGGCGACTACGACAAGAACGGCTACGCCGACCTCGTGGCCTCCGGCACCACCGACGGGGACGAGCCCGGTCACGGCTGGTCCGTGCAGTTCGCGGGCGGCGCCGACGGCCTGACGTACAAGAACGACCTGCGCGGCGGCCCGGTCGCGGCCTCCGGCGACATCAACAACGACGGCTACGACGACCTCGTGACCGGCGAGCCCGCGTCCCCGGACGACGGTGGCGAGACGATGACCGGCGGCCTGGTCGGCGTGCGCTACGGAACGGAGGACGGCCTCGTGAACGAGGCCAAGTGGTGGACGCAGGACGCCGAGGGTGTGCCCGGTGTCGCCGAGCCGGGGGACGGCTGGGGCGCCGACCTGTCGGTCGCGGACACCAACGGCGACGGCTATGCCGACGTCGCGATCGGCGCGCCGGGCGAGGACATCGGGACGGTCGCCGACGCGGGGGCCGTCTGGGTGCTTCGCGGCTCGGAGAACGGGATGACGGCGAGCGGCGCGAAGTCGTTCGACCAGAACTCCGCGGACGTTCCCGGTGATGCCGAGAAGGGCGACAAGTGGGGCGCGCAGGTGCGGCTCACCGACCCGAACCGCGACGGGCGCTTCGGGCTCCTGGCGGCCGCGCCCGGCGAGAACACCGGGGACGGCGTGGTGTGGGTCCTGTCCGCGAACTCCGGCGGGGTCACCGCCGCCGGGTCCTGGACGTACGGCGCGGGCTCGCTGGGGGCACCGGCGGCGGACGCGGCGTTCGGCGCGGCGATCGACGAGTAG